One genomic region from Pseudoduganella dura encodes:
- a CDS encoding ATP-binding cassette domain-containing protein, translating into MTAKVALRHVTKIYPPAPDAPAGGRAAALDDVSLDVADGEICVLMGLSGCGKSTLLRLMNGLVPSTSGEVVVDGHDLATLSERKLQYLRRGTMAMVFQSFALFPHRSVIDNAAFGLEIAGVPKAERHRHAAAVLEQVGLAGNANQFPHQLSGGMRQRVGLARALAVDPSLLLMDEAFSALDPLTRRGMQDLLLDLQEQKRRTIVFVSHDVDEALHLGDSIALLHEGRLLQHGTPRDLMVRPATDHVRAFFRGVDPARHLRAADLIDPVAGSFAEDAGVAADTELGELMARLTQSSVPLTVRDASGIALGAITTASALRVLARTRDGHAG; encoded by the coding sequence ATGACTGCCAAGGTCGCACTGCGCCATGTAACGAAGATCTACCCGCCGGCCCCCGATGCGCCGGCCGGCGGCCGCGCCGCCGCGCTGGACGATGTCTCGCTCGATGTCGCCGACGGCGAAATCTGCGTGCTGATGGGCCTTTCCGGCTGCGGCAAGTCGACGCTGCTGCGGCTGATGAACGGGCTGGTGCCGTCGACCTCGGGCGAAGTCGTCGTCGATGGCCACGACCTCGCCACGCTGTCGGAACGCAAGCTGCAGTACCTGCGGCGCGGCACGATGGCGATGGTGTTCCAGTCGTTCGCGCTGTTCCCGCACCGTAGCGTGATCGACAACGCGGCCTTCGGCCTCGAAATCGCCGGCGTGCCGAAAGCGGAGCGGCACCGCCACGCCGCCGCGGTGCTGGAGCAGGTGGGCCTGGCCGGCAATGCGAACCAGTTCCCGCACCAGCTCTCCGGCGGCATGCGCCAGCGCGTGGGCCTGGCCCGGGCGCTGGCCGTGGACCCGTCGCTGCTGCTGATGGATGAAGCCTTTTCGGCGCTGGACCCGCTGACCCGCCGCGGCATGCAGGACCTGCTGCTGGACCTGCAGGAGCAAAAGCGCCGCACGATCGTGTTCGTGTCGCACGACGTCGACGAAGCGCTGCACCTGGGCGATTCGATCGCCCTGCTCCATGAGGGCAGGCTGCTGCAGCACGGCACGCCGCGCGACCTGATGGTCCGCCCGGCCACCGACCACGTGCGGGCCTTCTTCCGCGGCGTGGACCCGGCGCGGCACCTGCGCGCGGCCGACCTGATCGACCCGGTGGCCGGCTCGTTCGCCGAGGATGCCGGCGTGGCAGCCGACACCGAACTGGGCGAGCTGATGGCGCGGCTGACGCAATCGTCGGTCCCGCTGACGGTGCGCGACGCCAGCGGCATCGCCCTCGGCGCCATCACCACCGCCAGCGCGCTGCGCGTGCTGGCCAGGACCAGGGATGGCCATGCAGGATAA
- a CDS encoding ABC transporter permease has protein sequence MQDKLGLGSYINDGVRWLVDHNGALFDVIGRGIEFFTGSVEAALQALPAWLVIALAAVAAWRRVSSGFAVLAVLALGLIVALGYWPQTMATLGLTLAATAISLLLGVPLGILAARHRGVNAALRPVLDFMQTMPAFVYLIPAVMLFGLGRVPGVLATVVFAMPPAVRLTTMGILAVDREQLEAGQAFGASPWQLLFKVQLPLALPAVMGGINQTIMMALSMVIVTSMVGAGGLGGEVLSSIQQLDVGLGFESGLCVVLLAIVLDRLTQSFGARRSGSAAH, from the coding sequence ATGCAGGATAAGCTCGGATTGGGCAGTTACATCAACGATGGCGTGCGCTGGCTCGTCGACCACAACGGCGCGCTGTTCGACGTGATCGGCCGGGGCATCGAGTTCTTCACCGGTTCGGTCGAGGCGGCGCTGCAGGCGCTGCCCGCGTGGCTGGTGATCGCGCTGGCGGCCGTGGCGGCATGGCGCCGCGTGTCGTCGGGATTCGCGGTGCTGGCCGTGCTGGCGCTGGGCCTGATCGTAGCGCTGGGTTACTGGCCGCAGACGATGGCCACGCTGGGCCTGACCCTGGCGGCCACCGCCATCAGCCTGCTGCTGGGCGTGCCGCTCGGCATCCTGGCGGCGCGGCATCGCGGCGTGAACGCGGCATTGCGGCCGGTGCTGGACTTCATGCAGACGATGCCGGCGTTCGTCTACCTGATCCCGGCCGTGATGCTGTTCGGCCTGGGCCGCGTGCCCGGCGTGCTGGCCACCGTGGTGTTCGCGATGCCGCCGGCGGTGCGCCTGACCACGATGGGCATCCTGGCCGTGGACCGCGAGCAGCTCGAAGCCGGCCAGGCGTTCGGCGCCAGCCCCTGGCAACTGCTGTTCAAGGTGCAGCTGCCCTTGGCGCTGCCGGCCGTGATGGGCGGCATCAACCAGACGATCATGATGGCGCTGTCGATGGTGATCGTGACGTCGATGGTCGGCGCCGGCGGGCTGGGCGGCGAGGTGCTCAGCAGCATCCAGCAGCTCGACGTGGGGCTCGGCTTCGAGAGCGGCCTGTGCGTGGTGCTGCTGGCGATCGTGCTGGACCGGCTCACCCAGAGCTTCGGCGCCCGGCGCAGCGGATCAGCCGCGCATTGA
- a CDS encoding 4-oxalocrotonate tautomerase, whose translation MPTINVQLFEGRTPEEKRAFVKAVTEATVRTLGATPESVDILIHEVRREHWATGGKLWSDE comes from the coding sequence ATGCCGACCATTAACGTGCAACTGTTCGAAGGCCGTACCCCGGAAGAAAAACGCGCTTTTGTAAAAGCCGTCACGGAAGCCACCGTCAGGACGCTGGGCGCCACGCCGGAATCGGTCGACATCCTGATCCACGAAGTCAGGCGCGAGCACTGGGCCACCGGCGGCAAGCTGTGGTCGGACGAGTAG
- a CDS encoding class II aldolase/adducin family protein, producing MDRLSTPGQAALGHRGIASAAEWQTRVDLAACYRLCALYGWDDGIYTHISAAVPGEPGHYLINPFGMRFDEVRASSLVKVDGGGAIVGPPQYTVNRSGFRLHAAVHAARPDAACVMHLHNVAGIAVGMQETGLLPLSPYALRFHGELAFHDYEGIEMTPDEQARLVRNLGARHAMLLRNHGSMTVGRTIAEAFVLMETLDRACEVQLRAQAAMVPLRQPSAAMCEKAHAQLVGDGSPEGALEWPSLLRRLDAASPQYRT from the coding sequence ATGGACAGATTATCGACACCCGGCCAGGCGGCGCTCGGCCACCGCGGCATCGCTTCCGCCGCCGAATGGCAAACCCGCGTGGACCTCGCCGCCTGCTACCGCCTGTGCGCCCTGTACGGCTGGGACGACGGCATCTATACCCATATTTCCGCCGCCGTGCCCGGCGAACCGGGCCATTACCTGATCAACCCGTTCGGCATGCGCTTCGATGAAGTCAGGGCGTCGAGCCTGGTCAAGGTCGACGGCGGCGGCGCTATCGTCGGCCCGCCGCAATACACGGTGAACCGGTCGGGCTTCCGGCTGCACGCGGCCGTGCATGCGGCGCGCCCGGATGCCGCCTGCGTCATGCACCTGCATAACGTTGCCGGCATCGCCGTGGGCATGCAGGAAACGGGGCTGCTGCCGCTGTCGCCGTACGCGCTGCGCTTCCACGGCGAGCTGGCCTTTCACGACTACGAAGGCATCGAGATGACGCCGGACGAGCAGGCGCGCCTGGTGCGCAACCTGGGCGCCCGCCATGCCATGCTGCTGCGTAACCACGGCAGCATGACGGTGGGCCGCACCATCGCCGAGGCGTTCGTGCTGATGGAAACCCTGGACCGCGCCTGCGAGGTGCAATTGCGCGCGCAGGCGGCCATGGTGCCGCTGCGCCAGCCTTCGGCGGCCATGTGCGAAAAGGCCCATGCGCAGCTGGTGGGCGACGGTTCGCCCGAAGGCGCGCTCGAATGGCCGTCGCTGCTGCGCCGCCTGGATGCCGCCAGCCCGCAATACCGTACCTGA
- a CDS encoding DUF971 domain-containing protein encodes MNPEHIENRARAGILAVRWENGSAHEFTHAALRAACPCSACRAVRRAGGTVEASPAVRLAAIEPAGANALNLAFTDGHARGIYPFALLAELAAVHC; translated from the coding sequence ATGAACCCGGAACACATCGAGAATCGCGCCCGCGCCGGCATCCTCGCCGTGCGCTGGGAGAACGGCAGCGCGCACGAATTCACGCACGCCGCGTTGCGCGCCGCCTGCCCGTGCTCGGCATGCCGCGCCGTGCGGCGTGCCGGCGGCACCGTCGAGGCATCGCCCGCCGTACGGCTGGCCGCCATCGAACCGGCCGGCGCCAATGCCCTCAACCTGGCGTTCACGGATGGCCACGCCCGCGGCATCTATCCGTTCGCGCTGCTGGCGGAGCTGGCGGCGGTCCACTGCTGA
- a CDS encoding HEAT repeat domain-containing protein, which yields MTDYDDPELAEIADRLRAPDATVRRIAVLALADFDGDEHLPLLVGALGDASADVRAEAAQALEAFETPESVAGVARLLADDDEDVRAAAAQSLAQLKLASSAIALLPYLASDDAFVRAAALRAVRELRAPETAAPALAALGDADPLVRREAVSVLGWLKHAEALPALTTLATGDPHADVRRAAVGALGSATDDAVLPALLSALRDGAWQVREEAAATLGKLRLQGAAAALIAALDDPYWQVRLRAARSLGRLRSADALPALIAALTHTISNLRKEAALALGEIASPLALPALREAANDPDPEVRKSARLALQQTEAAA from the coding sequence GTGACCGATTACGACGACCCCGAACTGGCCGAGATCGCCGACAGGCTGCGCGCGCCGGATGCCACCGTGCGCCGCATCGCCGTGCTGGCGCTGGCCGACTTCGATGGCGACGAACATTTGCCGCTGCTGGTCGGTGCCTTGGGCGACGCATCGGCCGACGTGCGCGCCGAGGCCGCGCAGGCGCTGGAAGCGTTCGAAACGCCGGAGAGCGTGGCCGGCGTGGCGCGGCTGCTGGCCGATGACGACGAAGACGTGCGCGCCGCCGCCGCGCAAAGCCTGGCGCAACTGAAGCTGGCCTCGTCGGCCATCGCGCTGCTGCCGTACCTCGCCAGCGATGACGCTTTTGTACGCGCCGCCGCGCTGCGCGCCGTGCGGGAACTGCGGGCCCCGGAGACGGCGGCCCCGGCACTGGCGGCACTGGGCGATGCGGATCCGCTGGTGCGGCGCGAAGCCGTCTCCGTGCTGGGCTGGCTCAAGCATGCCGAAGCGCTGCCGGCGCTGACCACGCTGGCTACCGGTGATCCGCATGCCGACGTGCGCCGCGCCGCCGTGGGCGCACTGGGGAGCGCCACGGACGATGCCGTGCTGCCGGCATTGCTGTCCGCACTGCGGGATGGGGCCTGGCAGGTGCGCGAGGAAGCGGCGGCCACGCTGGGCAAGCTGCGCCTGCAAGGCGCCGCCGCCGCCCTGATCGCCGCGCTGGACGATCCCTACTGGCAGGTGCGCCTGCGCGCCGCGCGCAGCCTGGGCCGGCTGCGCAGTGCCGACGCGCTGCCGGCGCTGATCGCCGCGCTCACGCACACGATCAGCAACCTGCGCAAGGAAGCCGCGCTGGCGCTGGGCGAAATCGCGTCGCCGCTGGCGTTGCCGGCGCTGCGCGAGGCCGCCAACGATCCCGACCCGGAAGTGCGCAAGTCGGCTCGGCTGGCCTTGCAGCAGACGGAGGCGGCGGCATGA
- a CDS encoding ABC transporter ATP-binding protein, with translation MNRESIAELSAIEERAVQDGAPGGIDIEHLTIRLGQGRQAFDAVQDVSLHIRPGEFVCVLGPSGCGKSTLLGGLAGHWQPGSGTIRVDGETVAGPHPDRGLVFQHHTLFPWKKVLDNVAFGLKMQGVNRAERHRRARDMLELVGLEGFEDRYPVQLSGGMQQRVEIARVLINGPRVMLMDEPFGALDAQTRLKMQELLLAVWTRVKTTIVFITHDIDEALFLADRIVVMSPRPGRIVEEIRLDFPRPRDAALVTSPQFTAYKRHCLALLHPHANIVPLDRLSPLGPGGTASNHA, from the coding sequence ATGAACCGCGAATCAATCGCTGAACTTTCCGCAATCGAAGAGCGCGCCGTGCAAGACGGCGCGCCCGGCGGCATCGACATCGAACACCTGACGATCCGGCTCGGGCAGGGCAGGCAGGCCTTCGACGCGGTGCAGGATGTGTCGCTGCACATCCGCCCCGGCGAATTCGTCTGCGTGCTGGGGCCGTCCGGCTGCGGCAAGTCCACCTTGCTGGGCGGCCTGGCCGGGCACTGGCAGCCCGGCAGCGGCACCATCCGCGTCGATGGCGAGACCGTGGCCGGGCCGCACCCGGACCGCGGCCTGGTGTTCCAGCACCACACGCTGTTCCCGTGGAAGAAGGTGCTCGACAACGTGGCGTTCGGGCTGAAGATGCAGGGCGTCAATCGTGCCGAGCGGCACCGGCGCGCCCGCGACATGCTGGAGCTGGTCGGCCTGGAAGGGTTCGAGGACCGTTACCCGGTGCAGCTCTCCGGCGGCATGCAGCAGCGCGTGGAAATCGCCCGCGTGCTGATCAACGGCCCGCGCGTGATGCTGATGGACGAACCGTTCGGCGCGCTCGACGCCCAGACGCGCCTGAAAATGCAGGAACTGCTGCTGGCCGTGTGGACCCGTGTAAAAACGACCATCGTGTTCATCACGCACGATATCGACGAGGCGCTGTTCCTGGCCGACCGCATCGTGGTGATGAGCCCCCGGCCCGGCCGCATCGTCGAGGAGATCCGCCTCGATTTCCCCCGCCCGCGCGACGCGGCGCTGGTGACCTCGCCCCAATTTACCGCCTACAAGCGCCATTGCCTGGCCTTGCTGCACCCGCACGCGAACATCGTGCCACTCGATCGGCTGAGCCCCCTCGGCCCCGGCGGCACCGCATCCAACCATGCATAA
- a CDS encoding ABC transporter permease codes for MSLPDSRTLRRALVGLLSLAACVAAWQWAASKQVDLGLVTFQNVPAPVQVVEAARELVESPKLSQHLSASVYRVFAGFAGAAVAGIVLGLVIGRSRWVEEVLMPPLEVLRPIPAVAWIPLAILMFPSSEASMVFITFIGALFPILLNTIHGVEAVDGRLVASARSLGAGRWSIFAEVILPAAAPSIVTGLAIGMGTAWFCLVTAEMISGQFGIGYYTWASYTIQNYPEIVVGMLFIGAIGMGSSVLVKRIGNLFLPWYLMTRTKS; via the coding sequence ATGAGCCTGCCCGATTCCCGCACGCTGCGCCGTGCCCTCGTCGGCCTGCTGTCGCTGGCCGCATGCGTGGCCGCCTGGCAGTGGGCCGCCTCGAAGCAGGTCGATCTCGGCCTGGTCACATTCCAGAACGTGCCCGCGCCCGTGCAGGTGGTGGAAGCGGCCCGGGAGCTGGTCGAATCGCCGAAGCTGTCGCAGCACCTGTCGGCCAGCGTGTACCGCGTATTCGCCGGGTTTGCCGGCGCCGCCGTGGCCGGCATCGTGCTGGGCCTCGTCATCGGGCGCTCGCGCTGGGTGGAGGAGGTGCTGATGCCGCCGCTGGAGGTGCTGCGGCCGATTCCCGCGGTGGCGTGGATTCCGCTGGCGATCCTGATGTTCCCGTCGTCCGAGGCGTCGATGGTGTTCATCACCTTCATCGGCGCGCTGTTCCCGATCCTGCTGAACACGATCCACGGCGTGGAAGCCGTGGACGGGCGGCTGGTCGCATCGGCCCGCAGCCTCGGGGCGGGGCGCTGGAGCATCTTCGCCGAAGTGATCCTGCCGGCCGCCGCGCCCAGCATCGTCACGGGCCTGGCGATCGGCATGGGCACCGCCTGGTTCTGCCTGGTGACGGCGGAGATGATCTCCGGCCAGTTCGGCATCGGCTACTACACGTGGGCGTCGTACACGATCCAGAACTATCCCGAGATCGTGGTGGGCATGCTGTTCATCGGCGCCATCGGCATGGGCAGCAGCGTGCTGGTGAAAAGGATCGGCAACCTGTTCCTGCCGTGGTACCTGATGACAAGGACGAAATCATGA
- a CDS encoding ABC transporter substrate-binding protein, with the protein MKLSRHLIGLSLLLAFGTTNAETIRVAIGTQDTTINCATGGLLIRELNLLDKYLPKDGKYKDAKYDIVWKNFTSGAPLTNEMVAGKLDIGSMADFPGSFNGAAHQKAGKKSIFITVLSGSTLGSGNGIVVPKGSNVQSLAELKGKTISVPFASTAHGMLLRAVKAQGWDPEKDVNITTQAPEIAGSALQSNKIEAHADFVPFAELFPHRGYARKIFDGSQARAPTLHGSLVDSAYAKKYPEIVVAYLRAALEADRLIAAEPEKYSELIAKVTGIEAEVNYLFHGPVGLQTRDFSWKPEYRQAVATSIETLRLLKRTESDIDVNSFIDDSYLRTAFKQSNLDYEKALKNYAKLPLNARDAATGKPIADFRRLTQIWVQGEPLVRHYTDAGTAFAELRKLEQGGKKVRTVYVHDQESGLKLLAADAFFVVKGKEVGAFLLKADADAWAKKNGGQVVGYDRLKAGTAI; encoded by the coding sequence ATGAAATTGTCCAGACACCTGATCGGTCTTTCGTTATTGCTTGCCTTCGGTACCACCAACGCCGAGACGATCCGCGTCGCCATCGGCACGCAGGACACCACGATCAACTGCGCCACCGGCGGCCTGCTGATCCGCGAACTGAACCTGCTCGACAAGTACCTGCCGAAGGACGGCAAGTACAAGGATGCGAAATACGACATCGTGTGGAAGAACTTCACGTCCGGCGCGCCGCTGACGAACGAGATGGTTGCCGGCAAGCTCGATATCGGCTCGATGGCCGACTTCCCCGGTTCGTTCAACGGCGCGGCGCACCAGAAAGCCGGCAAGAAGAGCATCTTCATCACCGTGCTGTCCGGCAGCACGCTGGGCTCGGGCAACGGCATCGTCGTGCCGAAAGGCTCGAACGTGCAGTCACTGGCGGAGCTGAAGGGCAAGACCATCTCGGTGCCCTTCGCCTCGACGGCGCACGGCATGCTGCTGCGCGCCGTGAAGGCGCAGGGCTGGGATCCCGAGAAGGATGTGAACATCACCACGCAGGCGCCGGAAATCGCCGGCTCCGCGCTGCAGAGCAACAAGATCGAGGCGCACGCCGATTTCGTGCCGTTCGCCGAACTGTTTCCGCATCGCGGCTACGCCCGCAAGATCTTCGACGGCTCGCAGGCCAGGGCGCCGACCCTGCACGGCAGCCTGGTGGATTCGGCCTATGCGAAAAAATACCCGGAGATCGTGGTTGCCTACCTGCGCGCCGCGCTCGAGGCGGACCGCCTGATCGCCGCCGAGCCGGAAAAATACAGCGAGCTGATCGCCAAGGTCACCGGCATCGAGGCGGAAGTGAATTACCTGTTCCACGGCCCGGTCGGCCTGCAGACGCGCGATTTCAGCTGGAAGCCGGAATACCGCCAGGCGGTGGCCACGTCGATCGAGACGCTGCGCCTGCTCAAGCGCACCGAAAGCGACATCGACGTCAACAGCTTCATCGACGACTCGTACCTGCGCACGGCGTTCAAGCAGTCGAACCTGGACTACGAGAAGGCGTTGAAGAACTACGCCAAGCTGCCCTTGAATGCCAGGGATGCCGCCACCGGCAAGCCGATCGCCGATTTCAGGCGGCTCACGCAGATCTGGGTGCAGGGCGAACCGCTGGTGCGCCACTACACGGATGCGGGCACGGCCTTCGCCGAGCTGCGCAAGCTGGAACAGGGCGGCAAGAAGGTGCGCACCGTGTACGTGCATGACCAGGAGTCCGGCCTGAAGCTGCTGGCGGCCGATGCGTTCTTCGTCGTCAAGGGCAAGGAGGTGGGCGCGTTCCTGCTGAAGGCCGATGCCGATGCCTGGGCGAAGAAGAACGGTGGCCAGGTGGTCGGCTACGACCGGCTGAAGGCCGGCACCGCGATCTGA
- a CDS encoding 4Fe-4S dicluster domain-containing protein — MPTTINITSVPVTVDEDLCIAHKGCTVCVDVCPLDVLAIDLVKGKAYMKFDECWYCMPCEKDCPTGAVHVDIPYLLR, encoded by the coding sequence ATGCCCACCACGATCAACATCACCAGCGTGCCCGTCACCGTCGACGAGGACCTGTGCATCGCCCACAAGGGCTGCACCGTCTGCGTGGACGTGTGCCCGCTCGACGTCCTCGCCATCGACCTGGTGAAGGGCAAGGCCTACATGAAGTTCGACGAATGCTGGTACTGCATGCCCTGCGAGAAGGATTGCCCTACGGGCGCCGTGCATGTCGATATCCCTTATCTGTTGCGCTGA
- a CDS encoding fumarate reductase/succinate dehydrogenase flavoprotein subunit: METHVQTVDVLVIGGGTAGPMAAVKAKEANPALRVLLLEKANVKRSGAVSMGMDGLNNAVVPGFATPEQYVKEITVANDGIVNQKTVMAYAQNSYAMIEELDRWGVRFEKDETGDYAMRKVHHMGTYVLPMPEGHDIKKVLYRRLKRTRVEITNRLVATRLLLAEDGSIAGAMAFDCRTADFHVIRARSVVLATGAAGRLGLPASGYLFGTYENPTNAGDGYSMAYHAGAELSGIECFQINPLIKDYNGPSCAYVTGPFGGHTTNAKEERFIECDYWSGQMMQEFYNELQGGNGPVFLKLNHLAEETIQTIETILHTNERPSRGRFHEGRGTDYRQQMVEMHISEIGLCSGHSASGVWVDEHAQTTVAGLHAAGDLACVPHNYMLGAFVYGKLAGESAAAYCAAHELPAVDEAQVEAERRRVWAPLQREDGLPPNQVEYKLRRMVNDYLQPPKVTKKMEIGLQRFETIRQDLDRIQARNPHELMRAMEVHAIRDCAEMAARASLYRTESRWGLYHNRVDYPQRNDQDWFVHVQLQKQDGEMVCFKRPIEPYIVPLQDEEKTAYQRLRVVEPIAA; this comes from the coding sequence ATGGAAACGCATGTACAGACTGTCGACGTGCTCGTCATCGGCGGCGGCACCGCCGGGCCGATGGCGGCCGTGAAGGCCAAGGAAGCCAACCCCGCGCTGCGCGTGCTGCTGCTGGAAAAGGCCAACGTCAAGCGCAGCGGCGCGGTCTCGATGGGCATGGATGGCCTGAACAACGCCGTGGTGCCGGGCTTCGCCACGCCAGAGCAATACGTCAAGGAGATCACGGTCGCCAACGACGGCATCGTCAACCAGAAAACCGTGATGGCCTACGCGCAAAACAGCTACGCGATGATCGAGGAACTGGACCGCTGGGGCGTGCGTTTCGAGAAGGATGAAACGGGCGACTACGCGATGCGCAAGGTGCACCACATGGGCACCTATGTGCTGCCGATGCCCGAAGGGCACGACATCAAGAAGGTGCTGTACCGGCGCCTGAAGCGCACCCGCGTGGAGATCACCAACCGGCTCGTGGCCACGCGCCTGCTGCTGGCGGAAGACGGCAGCATCGCGGGCGCCATGGCCTTCGACTGCCGCACGGCGGACTTCCACGTGATCCGCGCCAGATCCGTGGTGCTGGCCACCGGCGCCGCCGGGCGGCTGGGGCTGCCGGCATCCGGCTACCTGTTCGGTACCTACGAGAACCCGACCAATGCGGGCGACGGCTACAGCATGGCGTACCACGCGGGCGCCGAGCTGTCGGGCATCGAATGCTTCCAGATCAACCCCCTGATCAAGGACTACAACGGGCCATCGTGCGCCTACGTGACCGGCCCGTTCGGCGGCCACACCACGAACGCGAAAGAAGAACGCTTCATCGAATGCGATTACTGGAGCGGCCAGATGATGCAGGAATTCTATAACGAGCTGCAGGGCGGCAACGGCCCCGTGTTCCTGAAGCTGAACCACCTGGCCGAGGAAACCATCCAGACGATCGAAACGATCCTGCACACCAACGAACGGCCGAGCCGGGGCCGGTTCCATGAAGGCCGCGGCACCGACTACCGCCAGCAGATGGTGGAGATGCACATCTCCGAGATCGGCCTGTGCAGCGGCCATTCGGCGTCTGGCGTGTGGGTGGACGAACATGCGCAAACCACGGTGGCCGGCCTGCATGCCGCCGGCGACCTGGCGTGCGTGCCGCACAACTACATGCTGGGGGCGTTCGTGTACGGCAAGCTGGCCGGCGAAAGCGCGGCGGCGTATTGCGCCGCGCACGAGCTGCCCGCCGTGGACGAAGCGCAGGTCGAGGCCGAACGCCGGCGCGTGTGGGCGCCGCTGCAGCGCGAGGACGGCCTGCCGCCGAACCAGGTCGAGTACAAGCTGCGCCGCATGGTCAACGATTACCTGCAGCCGCCGAAGGTTACGAAGAAAATGGAAATCGGGCTGCAGCGCTTCGAAACGATCCGGCAGGACCTCGACCGCATCCAGGCGCGCAATCCGCACGAGCTGATGCGCGCGATGGAAGTGCACGCGATCCGCGACTGCGCCGAAATGGCCGCGCGCGCATCGCTGTACCGCACCGAGAGCCGCTGGGGCCTGTACCACAACCGTGTCGACTACCCGCAGCGCAACGACCAGGACTGGTTCGTGCACGTGCAGCTGCAGAAGCAGGATGGCGAAATGGTCTGCTTCAAGCGGCCGATCGAACCGTACATCGTGCCGCTGCAGGATGAAGAAAAAACCGCTTACCAGCGCCTGCGCGTGGTCGAGCCCATCGCCGCCTGA
- a CDS encoding GntR family transcriptional regulator, with product MTHFRALETSAAPLYSQVRERLRERIVDGTYEPESRLPAESEISAIFSVSRITVRQALADLQNEGLIVKVPGKGTFVAQPRPSQDLARLEGFGEAMSRRGHTVINRVLSHVTVPVEAHVASQLHLPETAKVTEIVRVRHVDDEPVSYEVTYLPTRIGDRLRGENLAERDIFLILETDYGLLLSHADIQIGAVSADPQLAKALSVPVGTALLRIERLTWTVDGVPLDFEYLYVRGDAFQYTLRLPRRTGQRSNATGN from the coding sequence ATGACTCATTTCCGGGCTCTCGAAACCTCCGCCGCGCCGCTGTACTCGCAGGTACGCGAACGCCTGCGCGAGCGGATCGTCGACGGCACCTATGAACCCGAATCGCGCCTGCCGGCCGAAAGCGAGATCAGCGCCATCTTTTCCGTCAGCCGCATCACCGTGCGCCAGGCGCTGGCCGACCTGCAGAACGAAGGCCTGATCGTCAAGGTGCCCGGCAAGGGCACCTTCGTGGCCCAGCCCCGGCCGAGCCAGGACCTGGCGCGGCTGGAAGGCTTCGGCGAGGCGATGTCGCGCCGCGGGCATACCGTCATCAACCGCGTGCTCAGCCACGTGACGGTGCCGGTGGAAGCCCACGTGGCCAGCCAGCTGCACCTGCCGGAAACCGCGAAGGTCACCGAGATCGTCCGCGTGCGCCACGTGGACGACGAACCGGTCTCGTATGAAGTGACGTACCTGCCGACCCGCATCGGCGACCGCCTGCGCGGCGAGAACCTGGCCGAACGCGACATCTTCCTGATCCTGGAAACGGATTACGGACTGCTGCTGTCCCATGCCGATATCCAGATCGGCGCCGTCAGCGCCGACCCGCAACTGGCGAAAGCGCTGTCGGTGCCGGTCGGCACCGCGCTGCTGCGCATCGAACGCCTCACCTGGACCGTCGACGGCGTGCCGCTCGATTTCGAATACCTGTACGTGCGCGGCGATGCGTTCCAGTACACCCTGCGCCTGCCGCGCCGCACCGGCCAGCGCTCCAACGCAACTGGCAACTGA
- a CDS encoding DUF6928 family protein, which translates to MGFKLFMVGATRKPGCFGAPGENDRAGAAALARQLTMNDHVYVGEVPLSETLYPRNGELFVGAYADGVLVSHAGMAGLLVDNGDARPPRGVRADARQTLLGLAPGGEVLAMVLHSVVDLWGFASYADGDLRRMAAGSADDGVFIDTGTPLPEERPMLAGATLARLDEEGEGEELVLAVSARLFGRGIDALEKPGAMLSHYRRPPRGPVAALKKLFGR; encoded by the coding sequence ATGGGATTCAAACTGTTCATGGTGGGCGCAACCCGCAAGCCGGGCTGCTTCGGCGCGCCGGGCGAGAACGACCGGGCCGGGGCCGCCGCCCTGGCGCGGCAGCTCACCATGAACGACCATGTTTACGTGGGTGAGGTGCCGCTGTCGGAAACGTTGTATCCGCGTAACGGCGAGCTGTTCGTCGGCGCCTATGCCGATGGCGTGCTGGTCAGCCATGCCGGCATGGCCGGGCTCCTCGTCGACAACGGCGATGCGCGCCCCCCGCGCGGCGTGCGCGCAGATGCCAGGCAGACGCTGCTTGGACTTGCTCCGGGCGGCGAGGTGCTGGCCATGGTGCTGCACAGCGTCGTCGATTTGTGGGGGTTCGCTTCGTATGCGGACGGCGATCTCCGCCGCATGGCCGCCGGCTCGGCCGATGACGGCGTGTTCATCGACACGGGCACGCCCCTGCCCGAGGAACGGCCGATGCTGGCCGGCGCCACCCTCGCCCGGCTCGATGAGGAAGGCGAAGGAGAAGAACTGGTATTGGCCGTGTCGGCGCGCCTGTTCGGCCGCGGCATCGACGCGCTGGAGAAGCCTGGTGCGATGCTGAGCCACTACCGCCGGCCGCCACGGGGGCCGGTCGCGGCACTGAAAAAGCTGTTCGGGCGCTGA